The genomic region ACCAGGAACTTTTTTAATAATATTATTAGGAATTTTATATGGAAGTATAGGATAAAAAAATAATAAAAGGAATAATTTTTGATATGAAGTAAAACTATACAGAAATAAAATTATTAGGAGGTTTGAATTATTATGAAAAAAGTAACTTTTCAAGGAAATGAATTAACTTTAGTAGGAGAACAAATTAAAGTTGGAGATGTAGCCCCTAATTTTAAAGCAGTAAAACCTGACTTAAGTGAATTTACATTAGGATCATTAAAAGGAAAAACAGTTGTTATAACAAGTATGCCATCTGTTGATACTCCAGTTTGTGAATTACAAACAATAAGATTTAATAAAGAAGCTGGAAAATTAGATAAAGTTCATGTAATAACAATATCTGAAGATTTACCATTTGCAATAGGAAGATTTTGTGCAAATAAAGAAATAAAAAGTGCAATAACTTTATCAGATTATAAAGATCATGATTTTGCAAATAAATATGGATTATTAATAAAAGAATTAAATTTATTAGGAAGAACTGTAATTGTAATTGATAAAGAGGGAATTGTAAGATATGTAGAAATAGTTCCAGAGATAACACATGAGCCTAATTATGAAGAAGCTCTTAATATAATTCACCATGTAAGATAAAAAATAAAAGAGAAGGAGAGGTTAAATCCTCTCCTTCAATTTTATAAAATTTCAATTTCTTCTTCTTTTTCTTCTTTTGTCAAATCTTTTGGTAAAGTTATTGTTAAAATACCATTTTCAAAATTTGCCACTATTTGTTCTTTTAAAATATTTTCAGGAATAGAAGATTTTTTTTCAAAATCTTTATAAATAAATTCTCGTTTAGAATAAAATTTCTTTTCAGAATCATCTTCTATTTTTTTTGTAAAATAAGATATGATAATAGCACTTGCACTTATTTTTACTTTTAATTCTTCTTTAGAAATTCCAGGGGCACAAACTTCAATAACATATTTGTTCTCAGTTTCATAAAGATTCATAGAAGGAATAATATTTTTTCCAATGTGTTCTAAAGGATTTTTATCTTCTAAAAGTTCTGTAAAAAAGTTTGTAAATTTTTCAACAGGGTTATTTTTATCCATAATATTCTACTCCTTTTAAAATTTTATTTGATTTAAAAAAGATATATGATAATAAAAACTAATTCCTTTTTTCTAAAATATTTTCAATTTCTTCTACAGTTTTCGGCATAGTTTTTCCTAATCTTCTATTTCCAGATTCAGTTATTACAAAATCACCTTCATAACGGATTCCAACTTGTCCAATATATTTTTCAACTTCATCGTAGTTTACATATTCTATAAATTTATTTTCAGATTTATATTTTTTTATTAATTCAGGAATAAAA from Cetobacterium ceti harbors:
- the tpx gene encoding thiol peroxidase; its protein translation is MKKVTFQGNELTLVGEQIKVGDVAPNFKAVKPDLSEFTLGSLKGKTVVITSMPSVDTPVCELQTIRFNKEAGKLDKVHVITISEDLPFAIGRFCANKEIKSAITLSDYKDHDFANKYGLLIKELNLLGRTVIVIDKEGIVRYVEIVPEITHEPNYEEALNIIHHVR
- a CDS encoding Hsp20/alpha crystallin family protein, with translation MDKNNPVEKFTNFFTELLEDKNPLEHIGKNIIPSMNLYETENKYVIEVCAPGISKEELKVKISASAIIISYFTKKIEDDSEKKFYSKREFIYKDFEKKSSIPENILKEQIVANFENGILTITLPKDLTKEEKEEEIEIL